In Deltaproteobacteria bacterium, the genomic stretch TAAACGTACTTTTCCGGACCGCTCCTAAGGTACCAATGAGAATAAAGGCTGCCATTCCCAGCGCAATGATTCTTCCTTGGGGAATTTTTTTATGGCGGATCATCCAGACCATTAAAAACAAGACAAAGCTATAGAACACCCCAGACCGCGAGCCAGTGACAAAAAAGCCGACCGGCACTGTGAAAAGGACAGCGACCCAAAACAGCGGATTGTGATAGGCTGTCCCATCCAGAGCAACCCAAACCAGGGTGGCCATCAAACCAGCCTGGATCAAAACAAAAATGGGGCCATCGCCTGCGAGTGCTTCAAACCGCCCGCTCTGCCAAGACGACATGTGCGCGTTGATCCCTCCCTGCAATTGCATGTAGACGACAAACACCACGGCTGAAAAGACGATGACAGTGAGCGCCTTGGGAACCAAGGAGGACGGTTGAGGAAAGGCGAGGCGCGGGATACGAGGATGCAATGTAGAGAAGAACCCACAGTAGTAGACTACGAGAGCCACCACAGCAATTAATTTGGCCTTGAGGACAGCCCATGCCACCGCATCTTCGCTCCACCCCCCGAGAGCAATGTGTGACAATTCACCATGGAAAGACTCGCTGAACAGGAGAAGGGGAGCAAGAAGCCGATCCGGGTCCCGTACGATGCCGTTCGCAAGGATAAAGAGGGGACCAAAGATCAAAGGATGGAGCCACCCATATGAGGGGCGGTAGAAAAGGAGGGGGAGCAACAACAAGATTTGATACACAGACTCGACCAGGAAGCGTGCTTCTTGTAGGCC encodes the following:
- a CDS encoding oligosaccharide repeat unit polymerase produces the protein MQREYWAATTTNQDVFRGNSPFIAIAPPYRLLIIGYILLYQIFVPGLSMILHGTSGGLQEARFLVESVYQILLLLPLLFYRPSYGWLHPLIFGPLFILANGIVRDPDRLLAPLLLFSESFHGELSHIALGGWSEDAVAWAVLKAKLIAVVALVVYYCGFFSTLHPRIPRLAFPQPSSLVPKALTVIVFSAVVFVVYMQLQGGINAHMSSWQSGRFEALAGDGPIFVLIQAGLMATLVWVALDGTAYHNPLFWVAVLFTVPVGFFVTGSRSGVFYSFVLFLMVWMIRHKKIPQGRIIALGMAAFILIGTLGAVRKSTFRGEVDWIALADFNLEEMIERTTLDLEARAATSGDLPVIARVPDEVDLLYGQSYVSALLFFIPRALWLDKPRGAGALNGRINFGHTTGGVPVGAVTEAYWNFHIPGVVVIFFLYGLFHRWLAEMFILYAHRPAMWVLYVLTLFSFVPNSISLVVYFQRMIPTVALLYWMGAFSFDKRSSNVYFPVGTSVR